Proteins found in one Bacillus sp. BGMRC 2118 genomic segment:
- a CDS encoding Na+/H+ antiporter subunit G, producing MTEINFSPFISILVSIFLLFGTFFIFSSSIGLIRLPDVYTRSHAASKGATLGISSILLGTFIYFLYFEKELSSSLILGIIFIFLTLPVSGHMLARAAYNSGIPLWEKSVKNELEQAIEKKKKEMDNAN from the coding sequence ATGACAGAGATTAACTTTAGTCCATTCATTTCTATCTTAGTGTCTATATTCCTGTTATTTGGTACATTCTTCATCTTCTCAAGCTCGATTGGATTAATTCGTCTTCCTGATGTTTACACGCGTTCTCATGCAGCATCAAAAGGGGCGACACTAGGGATATCCAGCATATTATTAGGAACATTTATCTACTTTTTATACTTCGAAAAAGAACTAAGCAGTTCCTTAATTTTAGGAATCATCTTTATCTTTCTCACACTACCTGTGTCAGGGCACATGCTGGCAAGAGCCGCCTATAACAGTGGAATCCCACTTTGGGAGAAAAGTGTAAAAAATGAACTAGAACAAGCAATTGAGAAAAAGAAAAAAGAAATGGACAATGCAAATTAA
- a CDS encoding Na(+)/H(+) antiporter subunit F1, with the protein MLTGSIIISLLVLSVSVLLLLYRTIKGPTNPDRAIALDSIGINLIAMAALVAIQLKTTYFNDIILLIGILAFIATVAIAKFIEKGVIIKNDRD; encoded by the coding sequence ATCTTAACCGGATCAATAATTATATCATTACTCGTCCTTTCTGTTTCTGTATTATTGTTGTTATACCGAACCATTAAAGGACCAACAAATCCCGACCGTGCAATCGCACTTGATAGTATCGGTATTAACTTAATTGCCATGGCAGCTTTAGTGGCTATTCAGTTAAAAACGACTTATTTCAACGACATCATTTTATTGATTGGTATTTTAGCCTTTATTGCTACAGTTGCGATTGCAAAGTTCATTGAGAAAGGTGTGATCATCAAAAATGACAGAGATTAA
- a CDS encoding Na+/H+ antiporter subunit D: MSNFNNLAILPVLLPVLAGILAVFLNKKPVATRMMTAIFSISQLLLSFFLTIYVFNHGPIVLETGNWKAPFGIVIVADELAMTLVSTTTIISVAIAMYSFYTIKATEQRYFFYMFYHFLIAGVSGAFLTGDLFNLFVFFEVLLMSSYALIIFGSGKEQLRESIKYVLINVFSSIIFVTTIAFLYSVTGTVNIAQLGVRVGEIEQAGILTTIAIMLFFVFATKGALFPLYFWLPKSYAVPHPVVAALFGSLLTKVGIYSILRTFTVIFGYEAQFTHQLFIIIGVLTILFGVIGALSTHNIKLIIAYNIIPAVGFMLIGIGVFSVTSLAGTVYYLIHDMIVKCALFLLAGAVVSITGTTDIRKMGGLIHRYPLLGWLFFVSALVVAGIPPFSGFIGKYLLVRGGLEEGHYFAIILALLLSLLILLSVIRIFITAFWGEEKEYNGKHISMKGVIPPVSFLLAFSIFLGVGAEVVYPYIQFIGDVLASPSYYIENVIKE, encoded by the coding sequence ATGAGTAATTTTAACAATTTAGCGATCCTACCGGTGTTATTGCCCGTTTTAGCAGGTATTTTAGCTGTTTTTCTGAATAAGAAGCCTGTTGCCACACGCATGATGACCGCAATATTTAGCATATCCCAGCTTTTATTATCTTTCTTTTTAACTATTTATGTCTTCAATCATGGCCCCATTGTATTGGAGACAGGTAATTGGAAAGCACCATTCGGTATAGTGATTGTAGCAGATGAATTAGCCATGACCCTTGTATCTACAACTACTATCATTTCAGTTGCAATTGCGATGTATTCCTTTTACACGATAAAGGCTACCGAACAACGCTATTTCTTTTACATGTTTTATCATTTCTTAATCGCTGGAGTCTCGGGTGCTTTCCTAACAGGAGATTTATTTAACCTATTTGTATTTTTTGAGGTACTTCTCATGTCTTCCTATGCCTTAATCATCTTTGGTAGTGGCAAGGAACAGTTACGAGAATCCATAAAGTATGTATTAATAAATGTTTTTTCTTCCATTATTTTTGTCACGACCATCGCCTTTTTATATTCCGTAACAGGTACTGTGAACATAGCACAGTTAGGTGTACGAGTTGGGGAAATTGAGCAGGCAGGTATATTAACTACAATCGCAATTATGTTATTCTTTGTTTTTGCAACAAAGGGTGCATTATTCCCACTCTATTTTTGGTTACCTAAGTCTTACGCAGTGCCACACCCGGTTGTAGCAGCTTTATTTGGGTCGTTATTAACAAAGGTAGGGATATACTCTATCCTTCGAACATTTACGGTTATATTCGGCTATGAAGCCCAGTTTACACATCAGCTGTTTATCATTATCGGTGTACTTACAATTTTATTTGGTGTCATAGGTGCACTCTCAACACATAACATTAAGCTGATTATTGCTTATAACATTATTCCCGCTGTAGGGTTTATGTTAATTGGTATTGGTGTTTTCAGTGTAACGTCCCTTGCAGGTACAGTTTATTATCTAATTCATGACATGATTGTTAAATGTGCATTATTCCTCCTGGCAGGAGCAGTTGTTTCCATTACAGGAACGACTGATATACGGAAAATGGGTGGACTTATACACCGTTATCCACTACTCGGATGGTTATTCTTTGTTTCAGCTTTAGTTGTAGCAGGAATTCCTCCATTCAGCGGATTTATTGGTAAATACCTATTAGTCCGTGGTGGTTTAGAAGAAGGTCATTACTTCGCTATAATTTTGGCGCTATTATTAAGTCTCCTAATTCTCTTATCTGTTATTAGAATTTTTATAACAGCATTTTGGGGTGAAGAAAAGGAATATAACGGAAAACATATCTCAATGAAGGGTGTAATCCCACCTGTATCGTTCTTATTAGCCTTCTCGATTTTCTTAGGTGTAGGAGCAGAAGTTGTTTATCCTTATATTCAGTTTATAGGTGATGTGTTGGCGAGTCCTTCCTACTATATTGAAAATGTGATAAAGGAGTAG
- a CDS encoding M3 family oligoendopeptidase, translating into MSTYQLTWDLDSIFNGGSESEEFRNYVQSLEQGIHAFKSSLDQLMNDHKLIEILHTIQPLMSQMKEAGAFISCLQAQNVNDKKAGELKGKITSLSAEFQTLLTKFDQYLVSISDDQWAEMVSEPSIQSLQFVLEERRERAAEKLDLDQESLILQLGVDGYHGWSQLYDTITGRITIPFEKEGKVEQLSVGQASNKFSDPDRNVRKSTFENWERAWEDNGDLLSQTLNHLAGYRLSVYKKRGWETLKEPLFINRMKQETLDTMWSVIDQHKDVFVEYMNKKASILGLEKLSWYDLDAPLSSSTSTVSYQEGAEFILQHFEKFGPKMAAMTKRSFEERWIEAEDRMGKMPGGFCTSFPDQEQSRIFMTYSGTASNISTLAHELGHAFHQHVMNDLEPMNQRYAMNVAETASTFAEMIVADAAVKTAQSEEEKLALLEDKVQRSVALFMNIHARFIFEKNFYEERRDGMVSQKRLNELMENAQREAYKDALEEYHPTFWASKLHFHITGVPFYNFPYTFGYLFSLGIYARALEEGSEFEEKYIALLRDTGRMTVEELAQKHLEVDLTKPDFWEKAISLSVQDVHDFLEMTNNN; encoded by the coding sequence ATGAGTACATATCAATTGACGTGGGATCTAGACTCAATCTTTAATGGCGGAAGTGAATCAGAGGAGTTTCGTAACTATGTTCAGTCCTTAGAACAAGGAATACATGCATTTAAATCTTCATTAGATCAATTAATGAATGATCATAAGCTAATAGAAATACTACATACCATTCAGCCATTAATGAGTCAAATGAAAGAAGCAGGTGCTTTCATTTCATGTCTTCAGGCACAAAATGTAAATGATAAAAAAGCTGGAGAACTAAAAGGGAAAATTACGAGCTTATCAGCAGAATTTCAGACATTATTAACGAAATTTGATCAATATCTTGTCTCCATCTCTGATGATCAGTGGGCTGAAATGGTAAGTGAGCCTAGTATTCAGTCATTACAATTTGTTCTTGAAGAAAGAAGAGAGCGTGCGGCTGAAAAACTGGATTTGGATCAAGAGTCACTAATCTTACAATTGGGTGTTGACGGTTATCACGGATGGTCTCAATTGTATGATACGATAACAGGTCGTATTACGATTCCTTTTGAGAAGGAAGGAAAAGTAGAGCAGTTATCTGTAGGCCAGGCATCGAATAAGTTTTCAGACCCTGATCGAAATGTTAGAAAATCAACGTTTGAGAATTGGGAGCGTGCTTGGGAAGACAATGGAGACTTATTATCACAAACGTTAAACCATTTAGCCGGTTACCGCTTAAGTGTGTATAAAAAACGAGGTTGGGAAACGTTAAAGGAACCATTGTTTATTAACCGTATGAAGCAGGAAACATTAGATACAATGTGGAGTGTTATTGATCAACACAAGGATGTATTCGTGGAGTATATGAATAAAAAGGCTTCAATTTTAGGTCTTGAGAAGTTATCTTGGTATGATTTAGATGCTCCTCTATCTTCATCAACGAGTACTGTTTCCTATCAAGAAGGGGCAGAATTTATTTTACAACATTTTGAGAAATTCGGACCAAAGATGGCTGCCATGACAAAGAGATCGTTTGAAGAGCGATGGATCGAAGCGGAAGATCGCATGGGTAAAATGCCAGGTGGCTTCTGCACGAGCTTTCCTGATCAAGAACAGTCTCGGATTTTCATGACATACTCAGGTACAGCTTCGAACATATCGACGCTAGCCCACGAATTAGGTCATGCTTTCCATCAACATGTGATGAACGATTTAGAGCCGATGAATCAACGCTATGCGATGAATGTTGCCGAAACGGCCTCAACCTTTGCCGAAATGATTGTGGCAGACGCAGCAGTAAAAACGGCTCAATCGGAAGAAGAAAAACTTGCACTATTAGAGGATAAGGTTCAACGAAGTGTTGCATTATTTATGAACATTCACGCTCGATTCATATTTGAGAAGAATTTTTATGAAGAGCGAAGAGATGGCATGGTTAGTCAGAAGCGCTTAAATGAACTAATGGAGAATGCTCAAAGGGAAGCATACAAGGATGCTTTGGAAGAATATCATCCAACATTCTGGGCATCTAAGCTTCATTTCCATATTACAGGTGTTCCATTCTACAACTTCCCTTATACATTCGGATACTTATTCTCTCTAGGAATATATGCAAGAGCACTAGAAGAGGGTAGTGAATTTGAAGAAAAATATATTGCACTTTTACGTGACACAGGTAGAATGACTGTGGAAGAATTAGCTCAAAAACATTTAGAAGTTGATTTAACGAAGCCAGATTTCTGGGAGAAAGCTATTTCTTTATCTGTTCAAGATGTCCATGATTTCTTGGAAATGACAAACAACAACTAA
- a CDS encoding phosphatidylserine decarboxylase produces the protein MKKFLYRFFIELTNTAFISKRLEKFTRSSYSKHMIPTFVKTYKINETEMLQPINSYDSLHELFTRKLNMDRRPIAIGEELVVSPVDAVIEEYGSIDADQTFIAKGKKYSISEMLHRDEVKNKYLNGMFLILYLSPSHYHRIHAPISGEIVGQWSLGTSSYPVNKWGITYGKSPFTKNYRVISEVLKGDAHLAIVKVGAMFVNGIELTHEGEAIEKGEEIGFFAFGSTIILLFERDSFTLDPSIHKKMDILVGQPLGTFTKRTMH, from the coding sequence TTGAAGAAATTTTTATATCGGTTTTTCATTGAATTAACCAATACAGCATTTATATCAAAACGGCTTGAGAAATTTACGAGATCTTCATATAGCAAACATATGATACCTACGTTTGTAAAAACGTATAAGATCAACGAAACAGAAATGCTTCAGCCAATAAACAGCTACGATTCACTGCATGAGTTATTCACCAGGAAATTAAATATGGATCGTCGCCCAATTGCGATCGGGGAAGAATTGGTAGTTAGCCCAGTGGATGCAGTAATTGAAGAATATGGTTCAATTGACGCTGATCAGACGTTTATTGCAAAAGGTAAAAAATACTCAATATCTGAAATGCTTCATCGGGATGAGGTAAAGAATAAATATCTAAATGGTATGTTCCTTATTCTTTATTTAAGTCCCAGTCATTATCACCGTATTCATGCCCCGATATCTGGTGAAATTGTTGGGCAGTGGTCCCTGGGCACTTCCTCATATCCTGTGAATAAATGGGGAATTACATACGGAAAAAGTCCATTTACTAAAAATTATCGTGTTATATCTGAAGTCTTAAAAGGTGACGCACACTTAGCCATCGTGAAAGTAGGAGCAATGTTCGTAAATGGCATCGAATTGACACATGAAGGAGAAGCCATTGAAAAGGGGGAAGAAATTGGTTTCTTTGCCTTTGGTTCAACAATCATACTTTTATTCGAAAGAGACTCATTTACACTTGACCCTTCTATCCATAAGAAGATGGATATCTTAGTGGGACAACCTTTAGGTACATTTACAAAAAGGACAATGCATTAA
- a CDS encoding Na(+)/H(+) antiporter subunit C, whose amino-acid sequence MEVIMSILSGILFTCGVYLLLQKRLIKVIFGTVLLSHGAHLFILTMGGLRKGAPPILKDGITTYTDPLPQALILTSIVISFGITSFLLVLAYKTFKANGTDNLEELRGTENE is encoded by the coding sequence ATGGAAGTCATTATGTCAATTCTCTCTGGAATTTTGTTTACATGTGGAGTTTATTTATTATTACAGAAGCGATTAATTAAAGTGATATTTGGGACTGTATTGCTGTCACATGGTGCTCATTTATTCATTTTAACAATGGGCGGGTTGCGAAAAGGAGCGCCCCCCATTCTGAAGGATGGGATTACCACCTACACCGACCCTTTGCCGCAAGCTCTCATATTAACATCTATTGTTATTAGTTTTGGTATCACTTCTTTTTTATTAGTCTTGGCATACAAAACATTTAAAGCAAACGGGACAGATAACTTAGAAGAATTAAGGGGTACAGAAAATGAGTAA
- the sigK gene encoding RNA polymerase sporulation sigma factor SigK: MTGLLTAIGFFVKELLLFVSYVKNNAFPQPLSSSDEQMYLKRMAEGDDEARNLLIEHNLRLVAHIVKKFENTGEDSEDLISIGTIGLIKAIESYSQGKGTKLATYAARCIENEILMHLRALKKTKKDVSLHDPIGQDKEGNEISLIDVLKSESEDVIDTIQLNMELEKIKEYIDILDEREREVITGRFGLDLQKEKTQREIAKELGISRSYVSRIEKRALMKMFHEFYRAEKEKRKG, from the coding sequence ATGACAGGATTGCTGACTGCGATAGGATTCTTTGTTAAAGAGTTACTATTATTTGTATCATACGTGAAGAACAACGCATTTCCTCAGCCTTTATCTTCAAGTGATGAGCAGATGTATTTAAAACGCATGGCAGAAGGTGATGATGAAGCACGCAATTTGCTTATTGAACACAATTTGCGATTAGTTGCTCATATTGTTAAAAAGTTTGAAAACACAGGTGAAGATTCTGAGGACTTAATTTCCATTGGAACGATTGGGCTAATTAAAGCCATCGAAAGCTATTCTCAAGGAAAAGGAACGAAGCTTGCTACGTATGCTGCAAGATGTATTGAAAATGAGATTTTAATGCACTTAAGAGCTCTAAAGAAAACGAAAAAAGATGTCTCCTTGCATGATCCAATTGGTCAGGATAAGGAAGGAAATGAAATCTCTTTAATTGATGTATTAAAATCTGAATCGGAGGATGTCATTGATACGATTCAATTAAATATGGAGCTTGAAAAGATAAAAGAGTATATTGATATCTTAGATGAAAGAGAACGAGAAGTGATTACTGGAAGATTTGGGCTGGATTTACAAAAAGAAAAGACACAAAGAGAAATCGCAAAAGAACTGGGTATATCACGTAGCTATGTTTCTCGCATTGAGAAGCGCGCCTTAATGAAGATGTTTCACGAATTTTATCGCGCTGAAAAGGAAAAACGAAAGGGATAA
- a CDS encoding Na+/H+ antiporter subunit A produces the protein MLHVLILAPLLFSIFTPILYRHIKRIHTGWMVLVIPISIFIYLLSYLPKIVDRPFYLTLNWLPSLGINYDLYVDGLSLLFGLLISGIGSLVVLYSIFYLHKTEKLGHFYTYLLIFMTAMLGVVFSDNVFVFYVFWELTSLSSFLLIGFWNYREKSRYGALKSMLITVLGGLAMFAGFVWMSIITGTSSIRGMIEYSELITSSPYFTAIILLILTGAFTKSAQFPFHIWLPDAMEAPTPVSAYLHSATMVKAGIYLVARLSLIFAGTDEFFIIVSSIGLITLCWGSYMAVKQTDLKGILAYSTISQLGMIMAMLGFGTGVAVFAAIFHILNHATFKGSLFMVAGIVDHEAGTRDIRRLGGLYTLMPITATLAIFGVFSMAGVPLPIFNGFLSKEMFFDATVDLSREGGTIYQTVGPYIPFIALLGSIFTFVYSMVLFFKTFTGKLQLDKLERKPHDPPFGMLLSPIILVTLIVVIALFPGPFNHYLLSPATSAVMGEVSHTHIKFWHGFYNLPLIMSLTVLVVGIILFLTREKWVHVYNRVPGAWSLNKGYDYILSGVVNGSKLITTSYMSGSLRNYVRMIVGFMAIVGLLTLFLTDGWAFTFEGASLSVPEIAIAVVMMIAAISVLFISNRIAGILVLGVVGYGLSLLFVFYSAPDLALTQLIVETVTVALFLLAFYHLPKLKEEKESKSNNFVNLVISISFGVFITLVGLSSHSSKWFESISNYFVETSYTLGGGNNIVNVILVDMRGLDTMFEISVLGVAALGIVALIKYKKKGDA, from the coding sequence ATGCTTCACGTTCTAATACTTGCACCATTGCTTTTTTCTATATTCACACCAATCCTCTATCGACACATAAAACGTATACATACAGGTTGGATGGTTTTAGTGATTCCGATTAGCATTTTTATTTATTTACTTTCTTATCTACCAAAAATAGTAGATCGACCATTTTATTTGACGCTTAATTGGCTTCCATCCTTGGGAATCAATTACGACTTATATGTAGATGGATTAAGTTTATTATTTGGTCTGTTAATTTCTGGGATCGGAAGCTTAGTTGTCTTATATTCTATTTTTTACCTACATAAAACGGAGAAGCTAGGTCATTTTTATACATATCTTCTAATATTTATGACGGCAATGCTTGGTGTTGTATTCTCAGATAATGTCTTTGTATTCTATGTTTTTTGGGAACTCACTAGCCTTTCGTCCTTTTTATTAATTGGGTTTTGGAACTATAGAGAAAAATCTAGATACGGTGCATTAAAGTCTATGCTTATCACGGTTTTAGGTGGATTAGCGATGTTCGCTGGCTTTGTTTGGATGTCTATTATAACCGGTACATCCAGCATTAGGGGAATGATTGAGTACAGTGAACTCATTACAAGCAGTCCTTATTTTACGGCTATTATTTTGCTTATTCTTACTGGTGCATTTACAAAGTCAGCACAGTTTCCATTTCATATATGGCTTCCAGACGCGATGGAAGCACCTACTCCGGTTAGTGCATACTTGCACTCAGCTACAATGGTTAAAGCTGGTATCTATTTAGTTGCCCGTCTATCGTTAATTTTTGCTGGAACTGATGAATTCTTTATCATTGTTTCTTCTATCGGTCTCATTACATTATGTTGGGGCTCTTATATGGCAGTGAAACAGACAGATTTAAAAGGAATTCTTGCTTACTCAACCATTAGCCAACTTGGTATGATTATGGCCATGTTAGGTTTTGGAACGGGTGTGGCTGTCTTTGCAGCAATCTTCCATATTCTAAATCACGCTACGTTCAAAGGAAGTCTCTTCATGGTCGCAGGTATTGTAGATCACGAAGCAGGAACGCGCGATATAAGAAGATTAGGTGGATTATACACGTTAATGCCAATCACCGCGACTTTAGCTATATTTGGTGTATTTTCTATGGCTGGTGTTCCACTTCCTATCTTTAACGGATTTTTAAGTAAAGAGATGTTCTTTGATGCAACAGTTGACTTAAGTAGAGAAGGAGGAACAATCTATCAGACTGTAGGACCTTATATACCTTTCATTGCTTTACTTGGAAGTATTTTTACATTCGTCTATTCTATGGTTCTGTTCTTCAAAACTTTTACTGGAAAGCTTCAGTTAGATAAACTTGAAAGAAAGCCCCATGACCCACCTTTTGGAATGCTGTTATCACCAATTATATTAGTAACATTAATTGTTGTGATCGCTCTATTCCCTGGCCCTTTCAATCATTATTTACTTTCTCCTGCTACCTCTGCAGTAATGGGAGAAGTATCACACACACATATTAAGTTCTGGCATGGATTTTATAATTTACCTTTGATCATGTCATTAACTGTGTTAGTGGTTGGGATTATCTTATTCCTGACAAGAGAGAAATGGGTACATGTATACAACCGAGTACCAGGAGCTTGGAGCTTAAATAAGGGATATGATTACATCCTAAGCGGTGTTGTCAATGGGTCGAAGCTTATCACAACCTCTTATATGTCAGGATCTTTACGGAATTATGTAAGAATGATTGTTGGATTTATGGCCATTGTTGGTCTGTTAACACTGTTTCTAACAGATGGATGGGCATTTACCTTCGAAGGAGCCTCATTATCGGTACCTGAGATTGCGATTGCTGTAGTAATGATGATTGCTGCTATTTCAGTTTTATTCATCTCGAACCGAATCGCAGGTATTCTTGTTTTAGGAGTAGTTGGATACGGATTATCTTTGTTATTCGTATTTTACTCAGCACCAGATTTGGCACTTACTCAATTAATCGTTGAAACTGTAACGGTCGCATTATTTTTACTTGCTTTTTATCACTTACCAAAGTTAAAAGAAGAAAAAGAATCGAAATCTAACAACTTTGTTAACTTGGTCATATCTATTTCATTCGGTGTGTTCATCACATTAGTTGGTTTATCTTCTCATAGCTCTAAATGGTTCGAATCTATCTCCAACTACTTTGTTGAGACATCCTATACACTTGGTGGAGGAAATAATATTGTCAATGTGATTTTAGTTGATATGAGAGGTCTAGATACGATGTTTGAAATTAGTGTGTTAGGTGTAGCAGCACTTGGAATCGTAGCACTAATTAAATATAAGAAAAAGGGAGATGCCTGA
- a CDS encoding Na+/H+ antiporter subunit E, with translation MAFQLILNILIAFIWMFLWEDFSFSFFVLGFLVGLLLLFIFNRYIPGRFYFVKIYAICKLTYIFIRELILSNLAIVKVVYQKELDIQPGIIALPTELKKNWEITLLANLITLTPGTLSVLVSQDYRTIYIHAMDIRDKDEVIQSIKGTFEAAIMEVTR, from the coding sequence ATGGCCTTTCAATTAATACTAAATATTTTAATTGCTTTCATTTGGATGTTTTTATGGGAAGATTTTTCATTTTCCTTTTTCGTTTTAGGTTTTTTAGTCGGTCTACTATTGTTATTTATCTTTAACCGATATATTCCAGGCAGATTTTATTTTGTAAAGATATATGCAATCTGCAAGCTTACTTATATATTTATTCGTGAGTTAATTCTCTCAAATCTAGCTATTGTAAAGGTAGTTTATCAAAAAGAATTAGATATACAGCCGGGGATTATTGCGTTACCGACAGAGTTAAAGAAGAATTGGGAAATCACATTACTAGCAAATTTAATCACACTAACACCTGGGACATTGTCTGTATTAGTTTCTCAAGACTATCGAACGATCTATATTCATGCCATGGATATACGAGATAAAGACGAAGTCATACAGTCTATTAAAGGGACATTTGAGGCTGCAATTATGGAGGTGACGAGATAA
- the pssA gene encoding CDP-diacylglycerol--serine O-phosphatidyltransferase has translation MFLWEYVDHTMKKLKSQTANILTLFNLMLGAFSIIFAMQGQLNLSLLLIFLAALADRFDGMVARKLQIESEFGKQLDSMCDIISFGVAPALLIYQGVLYTFDAPGIIFCIVYIACGAIRLARFNITENNGYFTGLPITAAGCLVTLSYLAVPYIPSYIFMYLTLVLSLLMISTFKLKKV, from the coding sequence TTGTTTTTATGGGAATACGTAGATCATACAATGAAAAAATTAAAATCACAAACAGCGAATATTTTAACCTTATTTAACCTTATGCTTGGTGCTTTTTCTATTATCTTTGCCATGCAGGGACAGTTAAATTTAAGCTTATTATTAATTTTTTTAGCTGCGCTTGCTGATCGTTTTGACGGCATGGTTGCCAGGAAGCTTCAGATTGAATCCGAGTTTGGCAAGCAACTTGATTCCATGTGTGATATTATATCATTCGGTGTAGCACCTGCTTTATTGATTTACCAAGGTGTTTTATATACGTTTGATGCACCTGGTATTATTTTTTGTATCGTTTATATCGCATGTGGAGCGATTCGTTTAGCACGTTTTAATATTACTGAAAATAACGGATATTTTACAGGGTTACCAATCACAGCTGCTGGCTGCTTGGTAACACTAAGTTACTTAGCTGTTCCTTATATCCCCTCGTACATTTTTATGTACCTTACGTTAGTACTTTCTTTACTAATGATAAGTACGTTCAAGCTTAAAAAAGTATAA